Proteins found in one Oncorhynchus mykiss isolate Arlee chromosome 3, USDA_OmykA_1.1, whole genome shotgun sequence genomic segment:
- the LOC110509883 gene encoding hemicentin-1 isoform X7 encodes MDHPLVWVLILVLLNFNTDVSGQVVVPSMNPLAVGSNVTLNLVPQSSINIGTWSYETTTIVLFYPGGSSVSTSYQGRVSFNRSSAELSISSLQLNDSGLYTVQGMEPVLTAVVTLSVQEPISNVTLRANATDLVELNDTAIFTCSVSSGTSLSYRWMNGSSEVAASDRVQLGVGNSTLSIVSVTRYDEGPFRCEVINGISNGTSQPIGLNVRYGPSKLTMMVVPEMIIGHTAYMMGSVITLSCSAQSKPAVSYKWRFNGVFLNEQSPQLSLQNTRENQTGSYACLAHNNVTLRYATMTTMIKIVEPISAVSLNRDGKPPILDQSFTLRCEVTGPVDYIHWLINGQVISLNNRTFFSTDNKTMVINPIQFSDSGEYLCEAFNAVSNKTSMTYTLVVNYGPEKPDVTSPDIAMTGHIVTFNCSASSQPPSQFSWFFNGSQVETGSVYETDPLTLASHGEYTCVSFNNVTGRNSTVSKMLIVIEPVSMAMVKVMGAQPIADNMFSLTCETTGTIYSIHWMKNGWPLYADNRTDFSMNNNTLTFNSVQDSDNGGYQCSAYNPLSNMTSTEYRLIVNYGPERPVIMSPDIAMTGYIVTFNCSASSQPPSQFSWFFNGSQVETGSVYETDPLTLASHGEYTCVAFNNITDRNSTASKMLTIIAPVTMTTVKVIGAQPILNERFSLTCETAGTVYSIQWMRNGWPLYADNRTDFSMNNNTLTFNYVQDSDIGDYQCSASNPLSNMTSSNYRLIVNYGPEMPVITGPALGETGHNVTFNCSASSQPPSQFSWFFNGSQVVTGSVYETDPLTLASHGEYTCVAFNNVTGRNSTVSKMLIVIEPVSMAMVKVMGAQPIADNMFTLTCETTGTIYSIHWMKNGWPLYADNRTDFSMNNNTLTFNSVQDSDNGGYQCSAYNPLSNMTSTEYRLIVNYGPERPVIMSPDIVMTGYIVTFNCSASSQPPSQFSWFFNGSQVETGSVYETGPLTLASHGEYTCVAFNNVTGRNSTVSKMLIVIEPVSMAMVKVMGAQPIADNMFSLTCETTGTIYSIHWMKNGWPLYADNRTDFSMNNNTLTFNSVQDSDNGGYQCSAYNPLSNMTSTEYRLIVNYGPERPVIMSPDIAMTGYIVTFNCSASSQPPSQFSWFFNGSQVETGSVYETDPLTLASHGEYTCVAFNNITDRNSTASKMLTIIAPVTMTTVKVIGAQPILNERFSLTCETAGTVYSIQWMRNGWPLYADNRTDFSMNNNTLTFNYVQDSDIGDYQCSASNPLSNMTSSNYRLIVNYGPEMPVITGPALGETGHNVTFNCSASSQPPSQFSWFFNGSQVVTGSVYETDPLTLASHGEYTCVAFNNVTGRNSTVSKMLIVIEPVSMAMVKVMGAQPIADNMFTLTCETTGTIYSIHWMKNGWPLYADNRTDFSMNNNTLTFNSVQDSDNGGYQCSAYNPLSNMTSTEYRLIVNYGPEAPVITGPALGETGHNLTFNCSASSQPPSQFSWFFNGSQVVTGSVYETGPLTLASHGEYTCVAFNNVTGRNRTVSKILTVVEPVTMTMVKVMGSQPILNQTFSLTCETTGTIYSIQWMRNGWPLYADNRIDFSIDNNTLTFNSVQHSDKGDYQCSAYNPFSNMTSTDYRLIVNYGPERPVIMSPDIAMTGYIVTFNCSASSQPPSQFSWFFNGSQVETGSVYETDPLTLASHGEYTCVAFNNLTVRNSTVSKMLTIIEAITSVTVKRNKLPIASDNLTLTCVVTGHYDTIYWMKDNLSLVLNNTLNSDITISNNSLHFSPVKVSNDGNYQCVATNLFGPNTSPKYQLLVNYGPKSVNISGPVSVVIGSVTTVTLKCSADSRPISEYGWKFNNQSVFGTGPMIAVIASLENAGDYTCVAKNPVTNISTSKTISLDVTGHSNAPPFQARVGLMLTALLALSLCL; translated from the exons ATGGACCATCCTCTGGTGTGGGTTCTCATCCTGGTGCTGCTCAACTTCAATACAG ATGTCTCTGGCCAGGTGGTGGTTCCCTCGATGAACCCCTTAGCTGTGGGCAGTAATGTCACCCTGAACCTAGTTCCTCAAAGCTCCATCAACATAGGGACCTGGTCATATGAAACTACAACCATTGTACTTTTCTATCCTGGTGGCAGTAGTGTGAGTACAAGTTATCAAGGCAGAGTCTCATTCAACCGCTCCTCCGCAGAGCTGTCCATAAGCTCTCTCCAACTCAACGACTCAGGTCTGTATACCGTGCAGGGAATGGAGCCAGTCCTGACCGCTGTGGTGACCTTGTCTGTCCAGG AGCCCATTTCAAACGTGACTCTAAGAGCCAACGCCACTGATCTAGTGGAATTAAACGACACTGCTATTTTCACCTGCTCCGTCTCCTCTGGTACCTCCCTCTCCTACCGCTGGATGAATGGCAGCTCAGAGGTTGCAGCCAGTGACCGAGTTCAGCTTGGTGTTGGGAACAGCACTCTCTCCATAGTCAGTGTGACACGATACGATGAAGGGCCGTTCAGATGTGAGGTCATCAATGGAATCAGCAATGGCACCAGCCAGCCCATTGGCCTCAATGTTAGAT ATGGCCCAAGTAAACTCACCATGATGGTAGTTCCTGAGATGATCATAGGACATACAGCCTACATGATGGGCTCTGTCATCACTCTGTCCTGCTCCGCTCAGTCCAAACCCGCTGTGTCCTACAAGTGGAGGTTTAATGGGGTGTTCCTCAACGAGCAAAGTCCACAGCTGAGCCTGCAGAACACCAGGGAGAACCAGACAGGAAGTTACGCCTGCTTAGCCCACAACAATGTCACACTCCGATACGCCACCATGACCACAATGATAAAGATTGTGG AGCCGATTTCAGCGGTGTCGTTGAACCGTGATGGGAAGCCACCGATACTGGATCAGTCGTTCACTCTGCGGTGTGAGGTGACTGGACCTGTAGACTACATTCACTGGTTGATTAACGGCCAGGTCATCTCCCTAAACAACAGAACATTCTTCTCTACGGACAACAAGACAATGGTTATCAACCCAATCCAGTTTTCTGACAGTGGAGAATATCTCTGTGAGGCCTTTAATGCTGTCAGTAACAAGACCAGCATGACATACACGCTTGTGGTGAACT ATGGACCAGAGAAACCTGATGTAACTAGTCCAGATATAGCAATGACAGGACACATCGTGACcttcaactgctctgcctcctctcagcctcccagccagttcagctggttcttcaatGGCTCCCAGGTGGAGACTGGCTCAGTGTATGAGACTGACCCACTGACCTTAGCCAGTCATGGGGAGTACACCTGTGTGTCCTTCAACAACGTCACTGGCAGAAACAGCACTGTCTCCAAGATGCTCATTGTCATTG AACCAGTCTCCATGGCCATGGTGAAAGTCATGGGTGCCCAACCAATAGCAGACAACATGTTTTCTCTGACGTGTGAGACCACTGGAACCATTTACTCCATTCACTGGATGAAGAACGGCTGGCCTCTGTATGCTGATAACAGAACAGACTTCTCTATGAACAACAATACACTTACCTTCAACTCTGTCCAGGATTCTGACAACGGAGGCTATCAGTGTTCTGCCTACAACCCCCTCAGCAACATGACCAGCACAGAATACAGACTGATCGTCAACT ATGGTCCAGAGAGACCTGTTATCATGAGTCCGGACATAGCGATGACAGGATACATCGTGACcttcaactgctctgcctcctctcAGCCTCCCAGCCAGTTTAGCTGGTTCTTCAATGGCTCCCAGGTGGAGACTGGCTCAGTGTATGAGACTGACCCACTGACCTTAGCCAGTCATGGGGAGTACACCTGTGTGGCTTTCAACAACATCACTGACAGAAACAGCACTGCCTCCAAGATGCTCACCATCATTG CACCTGTGACCATGACCACGGTGAAAGTCATTGGAGCCCAGCCAATACTGAACGAGAGATTCTCTCTGACCTGTGAGACCGCTGGAACGGTTTACTCCATTCAGTGGATGAGGAACGGCTGGCCTCTGTATGCTGACAACAGAACAGACTTCTCTATGAACAACAATACACTGACCTTCAACTATGTCCAGGATTCTGACATCGGAGACTATCAATGTTCTGCTTCCAACCCCCTCAGCAACATGACCAGCTCAAACTACAGACTGATCGTCAACT ATGGACCAGAGATGCCTGTTATAACAGGACCAGCATTAGGAGAAACAGGACACAACGTGACcttcaactgctctgcctcctctcagcctcccagccagttcagctggttcttcaatGGCTCCCAGGTGGTGACTGGCTCAGTGTATGAGACTGACCCACTGACCTTAGCCAGTCATGGGGAGTACACCTGTGTGGCCTTCAACAACGTCACTGGCAGAAACAGCACTGTCTCCAAGATGCTCATTGTCATTG AACCAGTCTCCATGGCCATGGTGAAAGTCATGGGTGCCCAACCAATAGCAGACAACATGTTTACTCTGACGTGTGAGACCACTGGAACCATTTACTCCATTCACTGGATGAAGAACGGCTGGCCTCTGTATGCTGATAACAGAACAGACTTCTCTATGAACAACAATACACTTACCTTCAACTCTGTCCAGGATTCTGACAACGGAGGCTATCAGTGTTCTGCCTACAACCCCCTCAGCAACATGACCAGCACAGAATACAGACTGATCGTCAACT ATGGTCCAGAGAGACCTGTTATCATGAGTCCGGACATAGTGATGACAGGATACATCGTGACcttcaactgctctgcctcctctcAGCCTCCGAGCCAGTTTAGCTGGTTCTTCAATGGCTCCCAGGTGGAGACTGGCTCAGTGTATGAGACTGGCCCACTGACCTTAGCCAGTCATGGGGAGTACACCTGTGTGGCCTTCAACAACGTCACTGGCAGAAACAGCACTGTCTCCAAGATGCTCATTGTCATTG AACCAGTCTCCATGGCCATGGTGAAAGTCATGGGTGCCCAACCAATAGCAGACAACATGTTTTCTCTGACGTGTGAGACCACTGGAACCATTTACTCCATTCACTGGATGAAGAACGGCTGGCCTCTGTATGCTGATAACAGAACAGACTTCTCTATGAACAACAATACACTTACCTTCAACTCTGTCCAGGATTCTGACAACGGAGGCTATCAGTGTTCTGCCTACAACCCCCTCAGCAACATGACCAGCACAGAATACAGACTGATCGTCAACT ATGGTCCAGAGAGACCTGTTATCATGAGTCCGGACATAGCGATGACAGGATACATCGTGACcttcaactgctctgcctcctctcAGCCTCCCAGCCAGTTTAGCTGGTTCTTCAATGGCTCCCAGGTGGAGACTGGCTCAGTGTATGAGACTGACCCACTGACCTTAGCCAGTCATGGGGAGTACACCTGTGTGGCTTTCAACAACATCACTGACAGAAACAGCACTGCCTCCAAGATGCTCACCATCATTG CACCTGTGACCATGACCACGGTGAAAGTCATTGGAGCCCAGCCAATACTGAACGAGAGATTCTCTCTGACCTGTGAGACCGCTGGAACGGTTTACTCCATTCAGTGGATGAGGAACGGCTGGCCTCTGTATGCTGACAACAGAACAGACTTCTCTATGAACAACAATACACTGACCTTCAACTATGTCCAGGATTCTGACATCGGAGACTATCAATGTTCTGCTTCCAACCCCCTCAGCAACATGACCAGCTCAAACTACAGACTGATCGTCAACT ATGGACCAGAGATGCCTGTTATAACAGGACCAGCATTAGGAGAAACAGGACACAACGTGACcttcaactgctctgcctcctctcagcctcccagccagttcagctggttcttcaatGGCTCCCAGGTGGTGACTGGCTCAGTGTATGAGACTGACCCACTGACCTTAGCCAGTCATGGGGAGTACACCTGTGTGGCCTTCAACAACGTCACTGGCAGAAACAGCACTGTCTCCAAGATGCTCATTGTCATTG AACCAGTCTCCATGGCCATGGTGAAAGTCATGGGTGCCCAACCAATAGCAGACAACATGTTTACTCTGACGTGTGAGACCACTGGAACCATTTACTCCATTCACTGGATGAAGAACGGCTGGCCTCTGTATGCTGATAACAGAACAGACTTCTCTATGAACAACAATACACTTACCTTCAACTCTGTCCAGGATTCTGACAACGGAGGCTATCAGTGTTCTGCCTACAACCCCCTCAGCAACATGACCAGCACAGAATACAGACTGATCGTCAACT ATGGACCAGAGGCGCCTGTTATAACAGGACCAGCATTAGGAGAAACAGGACACAACCTGACcttcaactgctctgcctcctctcagcctcccagccagttcagctggttcttcaatGGCTCCCAGGTGGTGACTGGCTCAGTGTATGAGACTGGCCCACTGACCTTAGCCAGTCATGGGGAGTACACCTGTGTGGCCTTCAACAACGTCACTGGCAGAAACAGAACTGTCTCCAAGATTCTCACTGTTGTTG AACCAGTCACCATGACCATGGTGAAAGTCATGGGATCCCAGCCAATACTGAACCAGACATTCTCTCTGACCTGTGAGACCACTGGAACCATTTACTCCATTCAGTGGATGAGGAACGGCTGGCCTCTGTATGCTGACAACAGAATAGACTTCTCTATTGACAATAATACACTGACCTTCAACTCTGTCCAGCATTCTGACAAAGGAGACTATCAGTGTTCTGCCTACAACCCCTTCAGCAACATGACCAGCACAGACTACAGACTGATCGTCAACT ATGGTCCAGAGAGACCTGTTATCATGAGTCCGGACATAGCGATGACAGGATACATCGTGACcttcaactgctctgcctcctctcAGCCTCCCAGCCAGTTTAGCTGGTTCTTCAATGGCTCCCAGGTGGAGACTGGCTCAGTGTATGAGACTGACCCACTGACCTTAGCCAGTCATGGGGAGTACACCTGTGTGGCCTTCAACAACCTCACTGTCAGAAACAGCACTGTCTCCAAGATGCTCACCATCATTG aGGCTATAACGTCGGTGACGGTGAAACGAAACAAATTACCAATAGCATCtgacaacctaa
- the LOC110509883 gene encoding hemicentin-1 isoform X3, producing the protein MDHPLVWVLILVLLNFNTDVSGQVVVPSMNPLAVGSNVTLNLVPQSSINIGTWSYETTTIVLFYPGGSSVSTSYQGRVSFNRSSAELSISSLQLNDSGLYTVQGMEPVLTAVVTLSVQEPISNVTLRANATDLVELNDTAIFTCSVSSGTSLSYRWMNGSSEVAASDRVQLGVGNSTLSIVSVTRYDEGPFRCEVINGISNGTSQPIGLNVRYGPSKLTMMVVPEMIIGHTAYMMGSVITLSCSAQSKPAVSYKWRFNGVFLNEQSPQLSLQNTRENQTGSYACLAHNNVTLRYATMTTMIKIVEPISAVSLNRDGKPPILDQSFTLRCEVTGPVDYIHWLINGQVISLNNRTFFSTDNKTMVINPIQFSDSGEYLCEAFNAVSNKTSMTYTLVVNYGPEKPDVTSPDIAMTGHIVTFNCSASSQPPSQFSWFFNGSQVETGSVYETDPLTLASHGEYTCVSFNNVTGRNSTVSKMLIVIEPVSMAMVKVMGAQPIADNMFSLTCETTGTIYSIHWMKNGWPLYADNRTDFSMNNNTLTFNSVQDSDNGGYQCSAYNPLSNMTSTEYRLIVNYGPERPVIMSPDIAMTGYIVTFNCSASSQPPSQFSWFFNGSQVETGSVYETDPLTLASHGEYTCVAFNNITDRNSTASKMLTIIAPVTMTTVKVIGAQPILNERFSLTCETAGTVYSIQWMRNGWPLYADNRTDFSMNNNTLTFNYVQDSDIGDYQCSASNPLSNMTSSNYRLIVNYGPEMPVITGPALGETGHNVTFNCSASSQPPSQFSWFFNGSQVVTGSVYETDPLTLASHGEYTCVAFNNVTGRNSTVSKMLIVIEPVSMAMVKVMGAQPIADNMFTLTCETTGTIYSIHWMKNGWPLYADNRTDFSMNNNTLTFNSVQDSDNGGYQCSAYNPLSNMTSTEYRLIVNYGPERPVIMSPDIVMTGYIVTFNCSASSQPPSQFSWFFNGSQVETGSVYETGPLTLASHGEYTCVAFNNVTGRNSTVSKMLIVIEPVSMAMVKVMGAQPIADNMFSLTCETTGTIYSIHWMKNGWPLYADNRTDFSMNNNTLTFNSVQDSDNGGYQCSAYNPLSNMTSTEYRLIVNYGPERPVIMSPDIAMTGYIVTFNCSASSQPPSQFSWFFNGSQVETGSVYETDPLTLASHGEYTCVAFNNITDRNSTASKMLTIIAPVTMTTVKVIGAQPILNERFSLTCETAGTVYSIQWMRNGWPLYADNRTDFSMNNNTLTFNYVQDSDIGDYQCSASNPLSNMTSSNYRLIVNYGPERPVIMSPDIVMTGYIVTFNCSASSQPPSQFSWFFNGSQVETGSVYETGPLTLASHGEYTCVAFNNVTGRNSTVSKMLIVIEPVSMAMVKVMGAQPIADNMFTLTCETTGTIYSIHWMKNGWPLYADNRTDFSMNNNTLTFNSVQDSDNGGYQCSAYNPLSNMTSTEYRLIVNYGPERPVIMSPDIVMTGYIVTFNCSASSQPPSQFSWFFNGSQVETGSVYETDPLTLASHGEYTCVAFNNITDRNSTASKMLTIIAPVTMTTVKVIGAQPILNERFSLTCETAGTVYSIQWMRNGWPLYADNRTDFSMNNTLTFNYVQDSDIGDYQCSASNPLSNMTSSNYRLIVNYGPEAPVITGPALGETGHNLTFNCSASSQPPSQFSWFFNGSQVVTGSVYETGPLTLASHGEYTCVAFNNVTGRNRTVSKILTVVEPVTMTMVKVMGSQPILNQTFSLTCETTGTIYSIQWMRNGWPLYADNRIDFSIDNNTLTFNSVQHSDKGDYQCSAYNPFSNMTSTDYRLIVNYGPERPVIMSPDIAMTGYIVTFNCSASSQPPSQFSWFFNGSQVETGSVYETDPLTLASHGEYTCVAFNNLTVRNSTVSKMLTIIEAITSVTVKRNKLPIASDNLTLTCVVTGHYDTIYWMKDNLSLVLNNTLNSDITISNNSLHFSPVKVSNDGNYQCVATNLFGPNTSPKYQLLVNYGPKSVNISGPVSVVIGSVTTVTLKCSADSRPISEYGWKFNNQSVFGTGPMIAVIASLENAGDYTCVAKNPVTNISTSKTISLDVTGHSNAPPFQARVGLMLTALLALSLCL; encoded by the exons ATGGACCATCCTCTGGTGTGGGTTCTCATCCTGGTGCTGCTCAACTTCAATACAG ATGTCTCTGGCCAGGTGGTGGTTCCCTCGATGAACCCCTTAGCTGTGGGCAGTAATGTCACCCTGAACCTAGTTCCTCAAAGCTCCATCAACATAGGGACCTGGTCATATGAAACTACAACCATTGTACTTTTCTATCCTGGTGGCAGTAGTGTGAGTACAAGTTATCAAGGCAGAGTCTCATTCAACCGCTCCTCCGCAGAGCTGTCCATAAGCTCTCTCCAACTCAACGACTCAGGTCTGTATACCGTGCAGGGAATGGAGCCAGTCCTGACCGCTGTGGTGACCTTGTCTGTCCAGG AGCCCATTTCAAACGTGACTCTAAGAGCCAACGCCACTGATCTAGTGGAATTAAACGACACTGCTATTTTCACCTGCTCCGTCTCCTCTGGTACCTCCCTCTCCTACCGCTGGATGAATGGCAGCTCAGAGGTTGCAGCCAGTGACCGAGTTCAGCTTGGTGTTGGGAACAGCACTCTCTCCATAGTCAGTGTGACACGATACGATGAAGGGCCGTTCAGATGTGAGGTCATCAATGGAATCAGCAATGGCACCAGCCAGCCCATTGGCCTCAATGTTAGAT ATGGCCCAAGTAAACTCACCATGATGGTAGTTCCTGAGATGATCATAGGACATACAGCCTACATGATGGGCTCTGTCATCACTCTGTCCTGCTCCGCTCAGTCCAAACCCGCTGTGTCCTACAAGTGGAGGTTTAATGGGGTGTTCCTCAACGAGCAAAGTCCACAGCTGAGCCTGCAGAACACCAGGGAGAACCAGACAGGAAGTTACGCCTGCTTAGCCCACAACAATGTCACACTCCGATACGCCACCATGACCACAATGATAAAGATTGTGG AGCCGATTTCAGCGGTGTCGTTGAACCGTGATGGGAAGCCACCGATACTGGATCAGTCGTTCACTCTGCGGTGTGAGGTGACTGGACCTGTAGACTACATTCACTGGTTGATTAACGGCCAGGTCATCTCCCTAAACAACAGAACATTCTTCTCTACGGACAACAAGACAATGGTTATCAACCCAATCCAGTTTTCTGACAGTGGAGAATATCTCTGTGAGGCCTTTAATGCTGTCAGTAACAAGACCAGCATGACATACACGCTTGTGGTGAACT ATGGACCAGAGAAACCTGATGTAACTAGTCCAGATATAGCAATGACAGGACACATCGTGACcttcaactgctctgcctcctctcagcctcccagccagttcagctggttcttcaatGGCTCCCAGGTGGAGACTGGCTCAGTGTATGAGACTGACCCACTGACCTTAGCCAGTCATGGGGAGTACACCTGTGTGTCCTTCAACAACGTCACTGGCAGAAACAGCACTGTCTCCAAGATGCTCATTGTCATTG AACCAGTCTCCATGGCCATGGTGAAAGTCATGGGTGCCCAACCAATAGCAGACAACATGTTTTCTCTGACGTGTGAGACCACTGGAACCATTTACTCCATTCACTGGATGAAGAACGGCTGGCCTCTGTATGCTGATAACAGAACAGACTTCTCTATGAACAACAATACACTTACCTTCAACTCTGTCCAGGATTCTGACAACGGAGGCTATCAGTGTTCTGCCTACAACCCCCTCAGCAACATGACCAGCACAGAATACAGACTGATCGTCAACT ATGGTCCAGAGAGACCTGTTATCATGAGTCCGGACATAGCGATGACAGGATACATCGTGACcttcaactgctctgcctcctctcAGCCTCCCAGCCAGTTTAGCTGGTTCTTCAATGGCTCCCAGGTGGAGACTGGCTCAGTGTATGAGACTGACCCACTGACCTTAGCCAGTCATGGGGAGTACACCTGTGTGGCTTTCAACAACATCACTGACAGAAACAGCACTGCCTCCAAGATGCTCACCATCATTG CACCTGTGACCATGACCACGGTGAAAGTCATTGGAGCCCAGCCAATACTGAACGAGAGATTCTCTCTGACCTGTGAGACCGCTGGAACGGTTTACTCCATTCAGTGGATGAGGAACGGCTGGCCTCTGTATGCTGACAACAGAACAGACTTCTCTATGAACAACAATACACTGACCTTCAACTATGTCCAGGATTCTGACATCGGAGACTATCAATGTTCTGCTTCCAACCCCCTCAGCAACATGACCAGCTCAAACTACAGACTGATCGTCAACT ATGGACCAGAGATGCCTGTTATAACAGGACCAGCATTAGGAGAAACAGGACACAACGTGACcttcaactgctctgcctcctctcagcctcccagccagttcagctggttcttcaatGGCTCCCAGGTGGTGACTGGCTCAGTGTATGAGACTGACCCACTGACCTTAGCCAGTCATGGGGAGTACACCTGTGTGGCCTTCAACAACGTCACTGGCAGAAACAGCACTGTCTCCAAGATGCTCATTGTCATTG AACCAGTCTCCATGGCCATGGTGAAAGTCATGGGTGCCCAACCAATAGCAGACAACATGTTTACTCTGACGTGTGAGACCACTGGAACCATTTACTCCATTCACTGGATGAAGAACGGCTGGCCTCTGTATGCTGATAACAGAACAGACTTCTCTATGAACAACAATACACTTACCTTCAACTCTGTCCAGGATTCTGACAACGGAGGCTATCAGTGTTCTGCCTACAACCCCCTCAGCAACATGACCAGCACAGAATACAGACTGATCGTCAACT ATGGTCCAGAGAGACCTGTTATCATGAGTCCGGACATAGTGATGACAGGATACATCGTGACcttcaactgctctgcctcctctcAGCCTCCGAGCCAGTTTAGCTGGTTCTTCAATGGCTCCCAGGTGGAGACTGGCTCAGTGTATGAGACTGGCCCACTGACCTTAGCCAGTCATGGGGAGTACACCTGTGTGGCCTTCAACAACGTCACTGGCAGAAACAGCACTGTCTCCAAGATGCTCATTGTCATTG AACCAGTCTCCATGGCCATGGTGAAAGTCATGGGTGCCCAACCAATAGCAGACAACATGTTTTCTCTGACGTGTGAGACCACTGGAACCATTTACTCCATTCACTGGATGAAGAACGGCTGGCCTCTGTATGCTGATAACAGAACAGACTTCTCTATGAACAACAATACACTTACCTTCAACTCTGTCCAGGATTCTGACAACGGAGGCTATCAGTGTTCTGCCTACAACCCCCTCAGCAACATGACCAGCACAGAATACAGACTGATCGTCAACT ATGGTCCAGAGAGACCTGTTATCATGAGTCCGGACATAGCGATGACAGGATACATCGTGACcttcaactgctctgcctcctctcAGCCTCCCAGCCAGTTTAGCTGGTTCTTCAATGGCTCCCAGGTGGAGACTGGCTCAGTGTATGAGACTGACCCACTGACCTTAGCCAGTCATGGGGAGTACACCTGTGTGGCTTTCAACAACATCACTGACAGAAACAGCACTGCCTCCAAGATGCTCACCATCATTG CACCTGTGACCATGACCACGGTGAAAGTCATTGGAGCCCAGCCAATACTGAACGAGAGATTCTCTCTGACCTGTGAGACCGCTGGAACGGTTTACTCCATTCAGTGGATGAGGAACGGCTGGCCTCTGTATGCTGACAACAGAACAGACTTCTCTATGAACAACAATACACTGACCTTCAACTATGTCCAGGATTCTGACATCGGAGACTATCAATGTTCTGCTTCCAACCCCCTCAGCAACATGACCAGCTCAAACTACAGACTGATCGTCAACT ATGGTCCAGAGAGACCTGTTATCATGAGTCCGGACATAGTGATGACAGGATACATCGTGACcttcaactgctctgcctcctctcAGCCTCCGAGCCAGTTTAGCTGGTTCTTCAATGGCTCCCAGGTGGAGACTGGCTCAGTGTATGAGACTGGCCCACTGACCTTAGCCAGTCATGGGGAGTACACCTGTGTGGCCTTCAACAACGTCACTGGCAGAAACAGCACTGTCTCCAAGATGCTCATTGTCATTG AACCAGTCTCCATGGCCATGGTGAAAGTCATGGGTGCCCAACCAATAGCAGACAACATGTTTACTCTGACGTGTGAGACCACTGGAACCATTTACTCCATTCACTGGATGAAGAACGGCTGGCCTCTGTATGCTGATAACAGAACAGACTTCTCTATGAACAACAATACACTTACCTTCAACTCTGTCCAGGATTCTGACAACGGAGGCTATCAGTGTTCTGCCTACAACCCCCTCAGCAACATGACCAGCACAGAATACAGACTGATCGTCAACT ATGGTCCAGAGAGACCTGTTATCATGAGTCCGGACATAGTGATGACAGGATACATCGTGACcttcaactgctctgcctcctctcagcctcccagccagttcagctggttcttcaatGGCTCCCAGGTGGAGACTGGCTCAGTGTATGAGACTGACCCACTGACCTTAGCCAGTCATGGGGAGTACACCTGTGTGGCTTTCAACAACATCACTGACAGAAACAGCACTGCCTCCAAGATGCTCACCATCATTG CACCTGTGACCATGACCACGGTGAAAGTCATTGGAGCCCAGCCAATACTGAACGAGAGATTCTCTCTGACCTGTGAGACCGCTGGAACGGTTTACTCCATTCAGTGGATGAGGAACGGCTGGCCTCTGTATGCTGACAACAGAACAGACTTCTCTATGAACAATACACTGACCTTCAACTATGTCCAGGATTCTGACATCGGAGACTATCAATGTTCTGCTTCCAACCCCCTCAGCAACATGACCAGCTCAAACTACAGACTGATTGTCAACT ATGGACCAGAGGCGCCTGTTATAACAGGACCAGCATTAGGAGAAACAGGACACAACCTGACcttcaactgctctgcctcctctcagcctcccagccagttcagctggttcttcaatGGCTCCCAGGTGGTGACTGGCTCAGTGTATGAGACTGGCCCACTGACCTTAGCCAGTCATGGGGAGTACACCTGTGTGGCCTTCAACAACGTCACTGGCAGAAACAGAACTGTCTCCAAGATTCTCACTGTTGTTG AACCAGTCACCATGACCATGGTGAAAGTCATGGGATCCCAGCCAATACTGAACCAGACATTCTCTCTGACCTGTGAGACCACTGGAACCATTTACTCCATTCAGTGGATGAGGAACGGCTGGCCTCTGTATGCTGACAACAGAATAGACTTCTCTATTGACAATAATACACTGACCTTCAACTCTGTCCAGCATTCTGACAAAGGAGACTATCAGTGTTCTGCCTACAACCCCTTCAGCAACATGACCAGCACAGACTACAGACTGATCGTCAACT ATGGTCCAGAGAGACCTGTTATCATGAGTCCGGACATAGCGATGACAGGATACATCGTGACcttcaactgctctgcctcctctcAGCCTCCCAGCCAGTTTAGCTGGTTCTTCAATGGCTCCCAGGTGGAGACTGGCTCAGTGTATGAGACTGACCCACTGACCTTAGCCAGTCATGGGGAGTACACCTGTGTGGCCTTCAACAACCTCACTGTCAGAAACAGCACTGTCTCCAAGATGCTCACCATCATTG aGGCTATAACGTCGGTGACGGTGAAACGAAACAAATTACCAATAGCATCtgacaacctaa